CCCGGGGGCTCGGGTCATCAGTGGCATCCACACGCAGGGGCCCGGCTTCCAGTTCAACAGCGGCATGTTCGTGGATCGTCAGGTGTACCTGGGCGAGCTGCGCACGGACGACAAGGGCCGGCTCCTGGTGCTCGGCGGTCGCGGCCAGTCGGGCTCGCTCGATGGCTCCCTGCCCACCACCTTCGCCAACAACACCGGCTGGTTCGACGACACCTCGGATGGGCCGGTACGCGCGACGGTGTGGCTCGGCGACCGGACCCTGGAGGCGGAGCCCGCCATGGTCGTGGTCGCGCCGCCCAACTACGGGCCGGGGCTCTACTCGGTGGTCACCCTGTATGACCTGGTGCTGGACCTCCACACCCGGCTGGGCAACCTCGCTCCTCCACCGGAGACGCCCTCGTTCTGGCGCGACATCTTCCCCCTCTTCGAGCGGATGGTGAACCTGGGTCACGTCAACCGGGGCATCTTCACCCTCTTCGGAACCGGTTCGCCGAGTGAGCTGCTGGCACCAGCGCTGCTCCAGCAGCTCGCGGATCCCTCGGACGCGTCGGCGCCCGTGCGCCAGCGTCTGTTCGACTGGTTCAGGGAGCCGGACTCCGCCGTCGAGCAGCTGGCCTACCTGCCTCCCCTCTATGGCGATGCCTTCGGCGACTTCCAGGGCGTGCCAGCCACCGGCCTCTCGGTGACGCGGACCCAGTACGCCATGCTGCGCGCGTGGGCGGAGGGCCGCTTCACCCACGACCCGAGCGATCGCCCCTGTCCGCCCGCATCCGTCGAGGAGATCTCCCTGGCCGATCAGCCGCACGCGCTCGATCGGGCCAACCTGGAGGAGTGCCTCGGCGGCCCCTTCCACCCGGGGATCGAGCTGACGTGGACGCTCCGCATTCCGAGGATGTGGCGCAAGCCCTTCCGGCTCAACGTGCTACCCGAGGGCACCCCGGTGAGGATGGACTTCGGCGAGGTGCTGACCCCCGAGGTCGCGCTCGGGGCCGGAGGCCCCCACGAGGCGAGTGGCCCCGGGACGCTCACCCGGTTCATGGGAGTGCCCTGGCAGACCGACGAGGCGAGCTGCCTGTCGGGTTACGAGCTCGGCACCTATCTGCCCGTTCCCAGCTTCTGGGCGGCCCGGGTCCCCAACCAGGTCCTGCCGGAGAACGCGTATCAGCGCCTCATGAAGGAATCGCTGTCGGTGGCCCAGCGGCACAAGCACCTCAACAACCGGCCGGACTGGCTGCGCCACCTGTCGGATCAGTTCCTGGACCGTATCGCCAACATGGTCTTCCTGTGGGATCGGATGGGCATCGCCGCCGAGCGGCCGGGGCCCCAGGACTTCGCGGAGGCGGAACTGCCGGAGCGCTTGTGGGTGGAAACGGAGATCGGACCGGAGCTGACGGCCAACGACGCGACCTTCACGATGGCCCTCATCGCCGAGGGCGATGCGCAGCCGGGCATCCCCGCGCCGGTGCCGGTGAAGCTCGTGGCCAGGGCCGCCGTCGCCGCGAAGCCCGCGGCCGCCCCGAAGGCCCCCGCTGCCGCCCCGGAGAAGATCCATGGCCGCATCATCGCCAGACGCGACCAGCACTGAGCCAGGTGGGGTCAGTCCTTTCAGGAGGGAGGTCCCGGGCGCGCTCGGGAGCAACTGGTCCGACAGTCGGACCAGTTCGTCCGGAGCGCGCCCGGAAGGTGCCCCGTCCTTTTCCCGCAAGAGCACCCCTGAAAGAACTGACTCCAGCTGGCCTGGTCCGAGGGGGCACTCGCGTCCCCCGAGGGTCCTCATCGCGGGAGGGGGCCCCGGGGGCGCGGCCACGGCCATCGCGCTGGCGACGCATGGCATCCAGGCCCTGGTGCTCGAACGGACCGAGGGCCACCGGCCCAAGCCGGGGGAGTGTCTCTCTCCTGGTTTCAAGCCGCTGCTGGCCCGGCTGGGATTGACGGACCTCTTCGCGTCGGGAACGCACCGGCCCTTCACCGGCATGGCCGCCGCCTGGGAGCGGGCCGAGCCGACGGAGCGCAACCTGCTCTTCGAGGTGAGCGGTGAGGGCTGGCTGCTCGACCGCGCCGCCTTCGAGGCCCGGCTGGCCGAGGTCGCGCGAACCCGGGGCGCGCTGTGGCGTCAGGGCTACCGGGTGGCGGGTGTCACCCGGAACGGGCACGACCGATGGCGGGTCTCGGTGGAGGGCGAGCGGGGAAGGTTCGAGGTCGACACCGACTTCATCGTCGATGCGACGGGGCGTGCCGCGGCGGTCGCGCGGATGCTCGGGGTGGAGCGCCAGCGGTTCGACGGGCTCGTCGGAAGCTGGGGCCTGCTGGAGCCCATCGGCGGTGCTCCTCCGCCCGCCGCGAGCCCCATCCACATCGAGGCGATGCGGAATGGCTGGTGGTATGTCGCCCGGCTTCCGGATGGACGCTTCTCCGCGGTGCTGTTCGCGGATCGGGCCGTGCTCGAGCCAGAGGCGTTCCTGGCGGCCCTGCGCGGGGCCTCGCATGCGCTGGCCCTGCTCGGTGGGCGCGCCTTCCGTCTCTCCGGGCCGCCCACGGCGCACCCGGCGCACAGCTCACGGCTGGAGCGGGCCTGTGGCCCGGGATGGTTCGCCGTCGGCGATGCCGCGGCGTCCTTCGATCCCCTGTCGTCCTATGGCATCGGCTCGGCGCTCGGGACCGGGTTCTATGCCGCCCAGGCCATCGTCTCGGCCTGGGCGGGGGGGGCCACGAGCCTCGAGGCCTACCGCTACCTCATCGACAGCCGCTACCCGCACTACCTCGACACCCTGGGCGAGCGGTACCGGGCGGTCTCCCGGTGGCCGGACTCGCCCTTCTGGGAGAGGCGGCGATGACGCGGTCAGGTGTGGCGGCTTGCTTCAATTGCCAAAGACTTCCACCTCGTAGATGGAATACCCATACCCCGTGTTTCGCTTCGTTCCGTGGATCCTCAAGAACCGGCCGGTGGCGGAGAGCCCGGTGAGCTCATCCAGGCCACCATCCCCGCCCACCACCGTGGAGATGGGGGTCCAGGTGGAGGCATCGTTGGAGACCTGGAGCTGGTAGTCCTTGCCGTAGGCGGCCTCCCAATGGATGCGCACGCTGGTGAACTTCTTCGAGGCGCCAAAATCGAGCAGGAGGTACTGCGGATCGGAGAAGGCGCTGCTCCAGCGGGTGCTCATGCTCCCGTCGATGGCCTTCTCCGGACCCGTGCCGCTGTTCTCCGCGGACGAGGACATGGCCAGCACGGGCGTCAACCGGCCCGTCTGCGTGCCGCCAGCGGCGGGCAGGCTGACGTACAGCTGCCCCAGCTCCGTCAGCTGACCCGAGGCGCCGAGCAGGTTGATGTTGGGAATCTCGTTGTTCCGGCCGGAGAACCACGCGTAGCGGAACACGGCGGGCTCGTTCTCCAGATAGGTGACCGCGTCCGTCATGTACTTCTTCTGCACGGCCAGGGTGATCTGATCGTGCGGCATGTCTCCGCAGGCGAACTCGGTCAGCCAGATGGGCTTGTTGTACTTCTTGAACCGGCCGATGTACCACTGGAGGGCCGAGAGATCGCAGGCGTACCAGTGCACGGCGATGTAATCGACCTTGCAGTTGGTGCAGGCGGCGAAGAACGCATCCAGATAGGTCACCGGATCGGAGTAGGTCACGCCTCCTTCCGACACGCAGTCTCCGCAGTAGTTGACCGCGGGGGCCACCAGCTTCAGGTTGCGACGGCGGGCCACCTCTTCCAGGACGGGCCAGCGTGCCGCGGCCTGGCTGGGCGTCATGTTGGACTGGTAGATGAAGTTGGGCTCGTTGAAGCCCAGCAGGTACTGGGCACCGGCGGGGATGGCGGCGGCCAGTTGGTCCGCGTTCGGCGTGCCTCCCCAGACCATCGGCACGAAGGACACGCCCACGGACGTGTAGACGCTGGCGGCTCCCGCTTCCGGAGTGGGGGACCAGTTGTACCACCAGCTCATGCCCTTGGAGAGCGCCTTCATGTCCTCCGCGGAGTGGTACCCATAGCCAAGGCCTCTCTTGGTGCTCCGTGTCTGCGCTTCGGCGGGTTGCCAGGCGAGGACCACCAACAGGATGGCTGAGAACGCGGCTCGAAGAGTGCTGTGCATGGTTCGGAGGGGCTTAGCATGAAACCGCTTTCAAGCGGAATATCCGCTCATTCGAGGATTCTGGGAAAATACGGTGGCTGACAGTGCACGCCCGCCCTCTCCGGGTGGAGCTGATAACGTGGAGTCGGTCCTCCGGTTCCCATGCCGTTACTTCGTCTCTCCGGGAAGAGGCTCCTCCAGGGGGCCCTCTCCCTCCTGTTCCTCGTTCTCGCCGTCCTGTGCGCGGCGTGGCTCGTCCCCCTGCCCGAGCGCCTCTCCGAGTCGCACTCGGTGCTGGTGGAGTACCGGGACGGCACGCCGGCGCACGTCTTCCTGGCGCCGGACGAGCGGTGGCGGGTGCCCACGGTCCTGGCGGAGGTGGACCCGGCGTATGTCCAGGCCCTGCTGGCGTTGGAGGACAAGCGCTTCCACTGGCATGGCGGGGTGGATCCGCTCGCCATCGTCCGCGCGGCGGTGACGAACGTGTCACGGGGCCGGCGGGTGTCCGGGGCCTCCACGCTGACCATGCAGCTCGTGCGGGTGCTGGAGCCTCGGCCCCGCACGCTCACGTCCAAGCTCATCGAGTCCCTTCGCGCGGCGCAGCTGGAGCTGTGGCTGTCCAAGGAGGAGATCCTCTCGGCGTACCTGCAGTTCGTGCCCTACGGGCGGAACGTGGAGGGGGTGGAGGCGGCGGCGCTGGCGTACTTCGGGCACCGGGCGACACACCTGAGCCCGGCGGAGATGGCGACGCTGCTGGCGGTGCCGCAGAACCCCAACCGGCGCTTCCCCTCGCCGGCGAACGCGGCGCGGCTGAAGGTGGCTCGGGACGACGTGGCGCAGCGGCTCTTCGACGCGCGGGCGCTGCCGCTGGGGCCGGAGGGCGCCCGGGTGACGGCGGAGGCCGCGCTGGCCGAGGTCCGTGCCACGCGGGTGCCGGAGCGGCTCACCCCCTTTCCCCGCGAGGCCCCCCACGCGGCGGTGTGGCTGCGGGCTCAGCGGCCGGGACAGGCCCGGTTGCGCACCACGCTGGACGCGGGCGCGCAGCGGCTCGTGGAGCGGGTGATGCGGGACGCCGCGCCGGAGCTGGGCGCCAGGGGCATCCACAACGGGACGGCGGTGGTGGTGGACCGCGAGCGCGCGGAGGTGAGCGCGCTGGTGGGCAACTTCGACTTCTTCGACACGGAGCACGGCGGGCAGCTCGCGGGCTTCGCCACGACGCGCTCGCCGGGCTCGGCGCTCAAGCCGCTCATCTACGCGCTGGCCATCGATCAGGGGCTGGCCGGGCCGGAGCAGCTGGTGGCGGACATCCCCGCCGCGTACGGCACCTATGCGCCGCGCAACTTCGACGGGCGCTTCCAGGGGCTGGTGCGGCTGGAGGACGCGCTCTCGCAGTCGCTCAACATGCCCTTCGTGAAGCTGCTCCAGCGGCTCGGGGTGGAGCGCTTCCTGGGCGCGCTGCGCCAGACGGGGGCGACGAGCCTCCAGCCGGACCCGGGCTACTACGGGCTCTCGGCGGCGGTGGGGGGCATCGAGCTCACGCCGCTGGAGGTCGCGGGCGTCTACCTGGCCATCGCCGAGGACGGTCACGCGCGCCCGCTGAAGTTGCTGGAGGAGGGCCGGCCCGAGGCCAGTGACCAGGTGCTCTTCTCCCCCGGGGCCGCATGGCTCACCCGGCGCGCGCTGTCGCTGAAGGACCGGCCGGACTTCCCGGCGCGCCGCAAGCTGACGGGTCTGCCGCCCCGGGTGCACTGGAAGACGGGAACGAGCTTCGGTCACCGCGACGCGTGGGCGGCGGGCTCGGGGCCCCGGCACACCGCGGTGGTGTGGTTGGGCAACTTCGACAACTCCCCCAGCGTGCACCTGGTGGGGGCCGAGGCGTCGGGGCCGCTCCTCTTCGACATCCTGGAGGCACTGGGGCCCCGGGGTCGGCTCGAGGACTCGGACGCGGTGGTGCCCTCGGAGCTCACCCAGGTGGAGGTGTGCGCCTACTCGGGCCACCTGCCCACGGAGGCGTGCACGCAGCGGCGCATGGTGTTCGCCAGGCGCAGCCACGTCCCCACCGAGTCCTGCCCCTACCACCAGCGGGTGGAGGTGGACGTGAAGACGGGGTTGGCGGTGAGCCCCGCGTGCCGGGCCGGCCGGAGCACGGAGTCGCGCGTGTACCTCACCTGGCCGGCGAGCATCCGGCGCTGGTTGGTGGATCAGCACCGGCTGCTGCCCCAGCCTCCCTCCTACGCACCCGGCTGCGAGCCGGGGGGCGCGCTGCGGGCGCCGGAGATCATCTCCCCCGGACATGGGCAGGTGTCGCTCCTCATTCCGGGAGTGGCGGCGGATCAGCAGGAGGTGCCGCTGGAGGCCGAGGCCGACGGAGACCGGCAGCTGACGTGGTTCGTGGACGGGGCCTTCCTGGCCTCGGCGAAGGCGGACGAGCGGGTGTGGTGGGCGCCCTCGCCGGGCACGCACGAGATTCTCGTCTCGGACGAGCGGGGGCTCAGCGCGCGCCGGACGCTGGTGGTGCGCGAGCGCCGCTGAGCCTCACGTTCCATCGCAGCGCGGTGAAGAACAGGGCGGACGCCAGCCGGGCGTGGAACACGAGCAGGGAGTGCTGGAGGGCGCGCATGGAGCGCATTGTCCCTCCCCACTCTGACGGGAAGTCCCTGGCGTTCCGCCCCTCACCCGGCTGCCTGGCATCCGCGTTTCCTGTTCCGTCCCAGTTCCATGCTTACCCTCGGAGCGGAGCACCCACCTGGGGTCCGTTCGATGAGCTACAGCCGGCTTCAGCCTCTCGCGGTGTTGGCGGTCTCGCTGGTGTCGACGGTCGCGCTCGCCTGCCCGGATTGTCCTACCGCGCGCGGGGTGAGGGCCTCGGTCATGGGCGAGGACTTCTGGGGCCATCTGATGGTGGTGGTCGTCCCGTTCCTGCTCATCGGGGCGCTCAGTGCCCTGCTGTACCGCGTCGGACTGTCGCCGCGAGACGTGTCCGCGGCACGGGCCCGCGAGGAATCCGAAGTCGGCTCGTGAGGGGAGGGCGTGATGGCGGACAATCCTCGGCATCAGGGGGCGGTCATCTCGGCGGGCGTGCTGCTCGGCACCGGCCTGGGAGGCTTCGTCGACGGCATCCTGCTGCACCAGTTGCTCCAGTGGCACAACATGCTCTCGTCCCGCCTGCCTCCCACGGACCTCGTGGCGATGAAGGTCAACATGTTCTGGGACGGCCTCTTCCATGCCTTCACGTGGCTCGTCACGGCCATCGGCATCGGCCTGCTGTGGCGCGCGGGCAAGCGCCCCGAGGTGCCCTGGTCCACCCGCACCTTCGTGGGCTCGCTCTCGCTGGGGTGGGGCGCGTTCAACGTGGTGGAGGGGCTCATCGATCATCAGTGGCTCGGCATCCACCATGTCCACCCTGGCGCGAACCAGCTCGCGTGGGACGTGGGCTTTCTCCTCTTCGGCGCTCTGCTGGTGGTCGGGGGTTGGGCGTTGATCCGGGCGGGCCGTGAGCACTCCCGCCCTCGAGGCGCTCCCGTGCGTCGCGTGGCCGGGGAGCGGTTGGCGGCGGGGCGGACCTAGGGACATAGGGGAGGCCGGACATGGCGAAGCGGGTCGTCATCGCGGGTGGAGGGCTGGCGGGGCTCACGTGCGCCAAGTACCTCGTGGACCAGGGCTTCTCGGTGACGCTCGTCGAGGGCCTGCCGTACCTCGGGGGGCGAGCCTCCACCTTCCGCGACAAGGACGGGGACTGGGTGGAGCAGGGGCTGCACCTCTTCCTCGGGGTGTACTCCGAGCTCAAGACGCTCCTGCGGGAGGTCGGGAGCGATCCGGACGCCGCGCTCTTCTGGATGCAGGAGGTGCGGCTGCAGGACCCCGACGGAGCGCAGGCGACGTTCTTCATCAACCCGCTGCGCTCGCCCGTGAAGACGGTGGTGAGCATCGCGGGGCAGAACGATTACCTCGGGCCCCTGGACAAGCTGTCGCTGTTGCCCCTCGCCGCGCCGGGGGTGCTCTCCCTGGAGCACCTGCGCGCCCAGCACGATGGCGAGACCATCGTCGACTGGTGGGAGCGCGTGAGCGGAGACGTCACCGTGCTGGAGCGCTTCATCCGCCCCTTCTGCCGCGGCATCCAGTTCAGCGAGCCCGAGCAGTTCTCCGCCTACAACTTCCTCGGGTGGATCCACCACATCGCCCATGACCTGCCGCATGCGCTGCTGGGGGGCTATCGCGGCGCGCGCGAGGAGCTCTTCTTCCAACCGCTCGCGAACTACCTGCGGGACCGGGGCGCGGCGATCCGCACCGGCGTGAAGCTGCGGGAGATCCTCTACATCCCCGGAAGGGGGGGCGGGGCGGTGGACGGTTTCGTCCTCGAGGACGGAGAGCGGCTCCAGGCAGATGTGTACGTCGCGGCCATTCCCGTCTGGGCGCTGGTGCCGCTGATCCCCGCGCCCCTGCGGCGGGAGCCCTTCTTCGAGCGGCTCGCCGCGCTGCCGGTGGCCCCCGCCATCTCCGTGCAGCTCTGGTTCGACCGTGACGTCGTGGGCGGCACCCAGGCCTTCACCCTCGTGGCCCACAGCCATGCGTGCGTCTACCAGGACCAGTCGCGCAACGCCTACCCCTATGGCGAGGGCAGCCGCCTGTCGGTCATCGTCTCGCCCGCGGATGATCTGCTCGGGGATCCGGACGAGGTCCTGGTGCGGCGTGTGTGTGATTCGCTCGGGAAGGTGCAGCCCGCCATTCGCGAGGCGAAGGTGGTGAAGTCCGTGGTGCTCAAGCACCACAAGCACCTGGTGCGCCCGCTACCGGGGGCCATGTCCCAGCGTCCGGCCCAGGCCACGCCCGTGCCCAACCTCTTCCTCGCGGGAGACTGGACGCAGCAACCCTTCTTCGGCAGCCAGGAGGGGGCCGTCCGGGGCGGCAAGGCCTGTGCGCAGGAGGTCCTCCGCTCGCTCTCCGAGCGGAAGGACTGAGCCTCCGCGCTCGTCATGTCCGGCATCACACGGCGCGCCAGCGCTCTCCACCTGAACCAGATAGGGCGTCCTCCTTCGAGGACGACTGGTCACCGGAGAGTGCGATGCGCAAGACCGACAGGAAGAAGACCTTCATCGACTACGAGCTGCCCACGAAGGACCTGGAGCAGGTGCGGGGTGGCCGCGAGAAGGTCACCACGCTCGCGGAGGGCGAGGAGGGCGGTACCGTCACCACCCAGGCCCTGGGAGAAGAGGGTGGCTGCGGCTTCACGACAGAGGCGGTGGGTGAGGAGGGCGGCACGTATTGAGCCCTCGTGGCCCCTCGCATGATTGAAGGCTCGCGCCAGTGGTGGGGGGCACCCCCAACCCAACCCCCCCAAGGCCCTTCGCCACTGGCGCGAGCCTCTCTCTCTCCGCTCACCGGCAGCCGGTGACGGAGGGCGGGAGCTGGTAGCTGAAGCGATCGAACACGCCGCGCTGCCGCCACCCCTCCCAGCGGACCTCCACCGCGTGCCGCAGGTCGCGCTCGAAGCTCTCGGCGAGCGCGCGGGCGAGCTGGGGATCCTCGACGACCAGAGCCCCCTCCTCGAGCATGGCGTTGGATTGGGGCTCCAGGTGGGTGGAGCCCACGGCCGTCAGCCGCTCGTCCACCAGCAGGGTGCTGGCGTGCAGGGAGGCCGGTTGGTACTCCCAGAGCCGGACGCCGTTGGCCAGCAGGCGCTCATAGGTGGCGCGCTGCGCGGAGAGCACTCCCCGGGAGTCTCCTCGGAGCAGGCCGGGCACGAGGATGCGCACGTCCACGCCTTCCTGGGCCTTGCGGATGAGCGTGTCCACCGTGGCGGCGGTGGGGATGAAGCAGGCGTTGGTGAGCCACAGGCGCCGCCGGGCGGAGGCGGCCAGCACCTGCACCATGCGCTCGGAGTGGCTGAGCGTCGGTGAGCCGGTGCTCGCGACGAAGCCGGCGCGGGCCTCGCCCTGGGGCTCGAGCCTGGGAAAGGCCGACTCCGGGAGCAGTCCGCCGCCCGCCTCCAGCCAATCCCTGGCGAAGGCCTGCTGCAACTGGCGCACGGCCGGGCCCTCCACGTGGACGTAGGTGTCCCGCCACGTCCCGGCCCCGGTGCGCTCCTTCTCGCCGCGCCACCAGGACGGCCCCACGCCGGAGCCTCCGGTGAGGCCACTGCGTCCATCGCGGATGACGAGCTGGCGGTGGTTGCGCGCCTTCAGCCGCTCGTCGTCGAACACCACCGTCTCCCCGATGAGGGGCCGGAAGGTGCGCACCTCGCATCCGGCCTGGACGAGCCGTGGCTGCATGTCGTCCACGAAGTCCGGGCTCTCGAAGGCATCCACCAGCACGCGGCACACCACCCCCGGTTGGCGCTCGGCGAGCGCTCGCAGGAGACGCTCCGAGGCCTCGCCCGGCTGCCAGCTCGACACGAGCAGGTGGAGCGATTCACGTGCCTGGCGGATCTCCGCCTCGACGGACTGGGGGATGCGCTCATCCTGCACCAGCTCCACCACATGGCCCGGACGCAGCCCCACC
This is a stretch of genomic DNA from Archangium violaceum. It encodes these proteins:
- a CDS encoding LodA/GoxA family CTQ-dependent oxidase; the encoded protein is MSSLHDQIVSCAIHPAIGIARVGSSLTGLFPGPEVPGARPPPDMRFKDEEGRIKRQVARFRIYGFDAQGRVVKELTADEARIEWRVHLANRKAAWYEFLNAMDLGPLALQAPRRNANFPLPREALVIDPGARVISGIHTQGPGFQFNSGMFVDRQVYLGELRTDDKGRLLVLGGRGQSGSLDGSLPTTFANNTGWFDDTSDGPVRATVWLGDRTLEAEPAMVVVAPPNYGPGLYSVVTLYDLVLDLHTRLGNLAPPPETPSFWRDIFPLFERMVNLGHVNRGIFTLFGTGSPSELLAPALLQQLADPSDASAPVRQRLFDWFREPDSAVEQLAYLPPLYGDAFGDFQGVPATGLSVTRTQYAMLRAWAEGRFTHDPSDRPCPPASVEEISLADQPHALDRANLEECLGGPFHPGIELTWTLRIPRMWRKPFRLNVLPEGTPVRMDFGEVLTPEVALGAGGPHEASGPGTLTRFMGVPWQTDEASCLSGYELGTYLPVPSFWAARVPNQVLPENAYQRLMKESLSVAQRHKHLNNRPDWLRHLSDQFLDRIANMVFLWDRMGIAAERPGPQDFAEAELPERLWVETEIGPELTANDATFTMALIAEGDAQPGIPAPVPVKLVARAAVAAKPAAAPKAPAAAPEKIHGRIIARRDQH
- a CDS encoding tryptophan 7-halogenase, coding for MAASSPDATSTEPGGVSPFRREVPGALGSNWSDSRTSSSGARPEGAPSFSRKSTPERTDSSWPGPRGHSRPPRVLIAGGGPGGAATAIALATHGIQALVLERTEGHRPKPGECLSPGFKPLLARLGLTDLFASGTHRPFTGMAAAWERAEPTERNLLFEVSGEGWLLDRAAFEARLAEVARTRGALWRQGYRVAGVTRNGHDRWRVSVEGERGRFEVDTDFIVDATGRAAAVARMLGVERQRFDGLVGSWGLLEPIGGAPPPAASPIHIEAMRNGWWYVARLPDGRFSAVLFADRAVLEPEAFLAALRGASHALALLGGRAFRLSGPPTAHPAHSSRLERACGPGWFAVGDAAASFDPLSSYGIGSALGTGFYAAQAIVSAWAGGATSLEAYRYLIDSRYPHYLDTLGERYRAVSRWPDSPFWERRR
- a CDS encoding glycosyl hydrolase; protein product: MKALSKGMSWWYNWSPTPEAGAASVYTSVGVSFVPMVWGGTPNADQLAAAIPAGAQYLLGFNEPNFIYQSNMTPSQAAARWPVLEEVARRRNLKLVAPAVNYCGDCVSEGGVTYSDPVTYLDAFFAACTNCKVDYIAVHWYACDLSALQWYIGRFKKYNKPIWLTEFACGDMPHDQITLAVQKKYMTDAVTYLENEPAVFRYAWFSGRNNEIPNINLLGASGQLTELGQLYVSLPAAGGTQTGRLTPVLAMSSSAENSGTGPEKAIDGSMSTRWSSAFSDPQYLLLDFGASKKFTSVRIHWEAAYGKDYQLQVSNDASTWTPISTVVGGDGGLDELTGLSATGRFLRIHGTKRNTGYGYSIYEVEVFGN
- the pbpC gene encoding penicillin-binding protein 1C, whose product is MPLLRLSGKRLLQGALSLLFLVLAVLCAAWLVPLPERLSESHSVLVEYRDGTPAHVFLAPDERWRVPTVLAEVDPAYVQALLALEDKRFHWHGGVDPLAIVRAAVTNVSRGRRVSGASTLTMQLVRVLEPRPRTLTSKLIESLRAAQLELWLSKEEILSAYLQFVPYGRNVEGVEAAALAYFGHRATHLSPAEMATLLAVPQNPNRRFPSPANAARLKVARDDVAQRLFDARALPLGPEGARVTAEAALAEVRATRVPERLTPFPREAPHAAVWLRAQRPGQARLRTTLDAGAQRLVERVMRDAAPELGARGIHNGTAVVVDRERAEVSALVGNFDFFDTEHGGQLAGFATTRSPGSALKPLIYALAIDQGLAGPEQLVADIPAAYGTYAPRNFDGRFQGLVRLEDALSQSLNMPFVKLLQRLGVERFLGALRQTGATSLQPDPGYYGLSAAVGGIELTPLEVAGVYLAIAEDGHARPLKLLEEGRPEASDQVLFSPGAAWLTRRALSLKDRPDFPARRKLTGLPPRVHWKTGTSFGHRDAWAAGSGPRHTAVVWLGNFDNSPSVHLVGAEASGPLLFDILEALGPRGRLEDSDAVVPSELTQVEVCAYSGHLPTEACTQRRMVFARRSHVPTESCPYHQRVEVDVKTGLAVSPACRAGRSTESRVYLTWPASIRRWLVDQHRLLPQPPSYAPGCEPGGALRAPEIISPGHGQVSLLIPGVAADQQEVPLEAEADGDRQLTWFVDGAFLASAKADERVWWAPSPGTHEILVSDERGLSARRTLVVRERR
- a CDS encoding DUF2243 domain-containing protein produces the protein MADNPRHQGAVISAGVLLGTGLGGFVDGILLHQLLQWHNMLSSRLPPTDLVAMKVNMFWDGLFHAFTWLVTAIGIGLLWRAGKRPEVPWSTRTFVGSLSLGWGAFNVVEGLIDHQWLGIHHVHPGANQLAWDVGFLLFGALLVVGGWALIRAGREHSRPRGAPVRRVAGERLAAGRT
- a CDS encoding hydroxysqualene dehydroxylase → MAKRVVIAGGGLAGLTCAKYLVDQGFSVTLVEGLPYLGGRASTFRDKDGDWVEQGLHLFLGVYSELKTLLREVGSDPDAALFWMQEVRLQDPDGAQATFFINPLRSPVKTVVSIAGQNDYLGPLDKLSLLPLAAPGVLSLEHLRAQHDGETIVDWWERVSGDVTVLERFIRPFCRGIQFSEPEQFSAYNFLGWIHHIAHDLPHALLGGYRGAREELFFQPLANYLRDRGAAIRTGVKLREILYIPGRGGGAVDGFVLEDGERLQADVYVAAIPVWALVPLIPAPLRREPFFERLAALPVAPAISVQLWFDRDVVGGTQAFTLVAHSHACVYQDQSRNAYPYGEGSRLSVIVSPADDLLGDPDEVLVRRVCDSLGKVQPAIREAKVVKSVVLKHHKHLVRPLPGAMSQRPAQATPVPNLFLAGDWTQQPFFGSQEGAVRGGKACAQEVLRSLSERKD
- a CDS encoding phospholipase D-like domain-containing protein → MKPLPHLLLACLLLGTACIHRDHPQALRVHEDLPASGPDLSLALYQSVGVGLRPGHVVELVQDERIPQSVEAEIRQARESLHLLVSSWQPGEASERLLRALAERQPGVVCRVLVDAFESPDFVDDMQPRLVQAGCEVRTFRPLIGETVVFDDERLKARNHRQLVIRDGRSGLTGGSGVGPSWWRGEKERTGAGTWRDTYVHVEGPAVRQLQQAFARDWLEAGGGLLPESAFPRLEPQGEARAGFVASTGSPTLSHSERMVQVLAASARRRLWLTNACFIPTAATVDTLIRKAQEGVDVRILVPGLLRGDSRGVLSAQRATYERLLANGVRLWEYQPASLHASTLLVDERLTAVGSTHLEPQSNAMLEEGALVVEDPQLARALAESFERDLRHAVEVRWEGWRQRGVFDRFSYQLPPSVTGCR